One part of the Solanum dulcamara chromosome 3, daSolDulc1.2, whole genome shotgun sequence genome encodes these proteins:
- the LOC129881533 gene encoding polygalacturonase inhibitor-like — MNPSIISILSFSLFFLSQFSLSLSAERCNPNDKKALLEINKALGNPYDLITWDPKTDCCTDWAEVTLTCDEKNNRVTALNLFKIDNAKHLSPAIGDLTYLKSLDINNVRNLSGPIPSTIVKLTKLTFLRISQTNISGPVPEFLSKLKKVTYINLSYNKLVGTIPVSLSQLPNLEFLRLDRNKLTGQIPTSFSRLAPKLTYLYLGHNQLTGVVPTSFAGWSFDTIDLSRNMLEGDISFLFGKDKTTFEMLLDHNKFEFDFSKLTFGERLERLDLNHNKIYGSLPKILTKQSWQLFNVSYNRFCGRIPQGGDMQRFDLYSYFHNKCLCDAPLPPCK, encoded by the coding sequence atgaaTCCCTCAATAATTTCcatcctttctttttctctcttctttctctctcaattctctctatctctctcagCTGAAAGATGCAACCCAAATGACAAAAAAGCCCTCTTAGAAATCAATAAAGCCTTAGGCAATCCCTATGACTTGATCACTTGGGATCCCAAAACTGATTGTTGTACTGATTGGGCTGAAGTTACTCTCACATGTGATGAAAAAAACAATCGCGTTACGGCGCTAAACCTTTTCAAAATTGATAACGCCAAACACCTCTCCCCCGCGATCGGAGACCTTACGTATCTTAAAAGCTTAGACATCAACAATGTACGAAATCTCTCCGGTCCAATTCCATCCACCATTGTTAAACTCACCAAGCTTACATTCTTGAGAATTAGTCAAACAAACATTTCAGGACCTGTCCCTGAATTTCTTAGTAAGTTAAAAAAAGTAACGTACATAAACTTGTCGTATAATAAGCTTGTTGGTACAATCCCGGTCTCGCTATCTCAATTGCCAAACTTGGAGTTCCTACGATTAGACAGGAACAAGCTTACTGGACAAATTCCAACATCTTTTAGCAGGTTAGCACCGAAACTGACGTATCTTTACCTTGGACATAACCAACTAACAGGGGTTGTGCCAACTTCTTTTGCTGGTTGGAGCTTTGACACAATTGATTTGTCAAGGAACATGCTTGAAGGGGATATTTCATTTTTGTTTGGTAAAGATAAGACAACATTTGAAATGCTTTTGGATCACAATAAGTTTGAATTCGACTTCTCAAAGTTAACGTTTGGGGAGAGGTTAGAGAGGTTGGATTTGAATCATAACAAGATTTACGGGAGCCTTCCAAAAATCTTGACAAAGCAATCGTGGCAACTCTTCAATGTGAGTTATAACAGATTTTGTGGGAGAATTCCACAGGGTGGGGATATGCAGAGATTTGATCTATATTCGTATTTCCACAACAAATGTTTGTGTGACGCTCCATTGCCACCCTGTAAATAA